The region GTTGCCGGTCGCCGTGCCGCTGCCGGCGATGCCCAATGAGATCGCGCTGGGCGTGATGCCCGCGCCGACACCCAACGCCAGACCCGCACCCGGCAGCGTCGTGTCCGCCCTCGCGGCCCCGCTCGCAGCCAGGCCGAATGCAGCGGCCGCGCACAATGCGATTGCGGTGACCGCAGTCCCTGCGAAGTTCTTTTCCATCGCCCTGCCTCTCTTTGTTGGTTAGTGCCACTGAGGTGAATGCGAGGCGTACGTCTGCAGAGAACGTGCCAATTTGCGCGTCGTCCGTGCAATGAAGGGAACGTCATTGCGCGGCGTGGCCTGGCGGGACGCCGGAGAGGATGGGATTGCGTTCGATACGGTGAATGTCACGCGCGCACGGCGCGCTGTTCCGGCCTGTGTAACGTGACATGCCGGTTGCCGACGCAGTGCGATGCCAGATGGATCAAACCGATGTTCGATCGCGCGCGCACCGAGGCGCGATGCGTCGAGCCTAGGCGGGCTTCGCTCTTCGCGGGCTCGATGGCTTCCGCGGTTCGGGCGGCATGCGCACGACCGTGTCTTCCGGATTCAACACGCGCCCATCCTGCGCCCGCAACTCCAGCTTGCGTACCGGCTTGCCGTGTTTCGCATCGACGAGCTGCACGTGCGCTTCGTTCACGTCGAAGAAGAAATCCTCTCCCCATTGTCTGAGCGCGACGAGCAAGGGAAACAGACCGCGTCCTTTCTCCGTGAGCACGTATTCCTGATAGGCGCTGCCATCCGATGCCGGGACCATGTCCATGATGCCGTGCGCGACCAGGTTGCGTAGACGCACGGTCAGGATGTTTTTCGCCAGGCCGAGGTTCTTCTGGAATTCGCCGAACCGGCGGGAACCGTCGAACGCATCGCGGACGATCAGCAGCGACCACCAGTCGCCGATTGCGTCGAGCGGCCTCGCGACACCGCATAGCGAATCCGCGTGAGTCGTTCGTTTAACCATCGTTTTGTCCTGTTTGCTTGCGGGTGTGATGAGTGAAACCAACCTCGCCAGCGAGCGTGGCTGGCATTCCAGCTGGTTGCAATATAAAACCAGTCGTGCTACAACGCAATCGGTTGCAATTTGCAACTACATTAAACCTCTTGCGATCCTGCATGAGCCGTTACACCTATCCGTTTCCCTGGAGAGAGCAGTCATGGCCAGTTTCGACGACACGTTTGACGATACCTTCCCCTTCACCCCTCATTTCAGCGACGCGTCCGGTTTCCAGATGCACTACGTCGATGAAGGGCCGCGAGATGGACAGGTCGTGTTGTGTCTGCACGGCGAGCCGACCTGGAGTTATATGTTCCGGCATCTGATTACGCGATTGAGCGGCACGTACCGGGTCATCGCCCCCGATCATATGGGTTTCGGCCGCAGCGACACGCCGCGGGATCGCGACTACTGGCTGCAGGATCACATCGACAACCTCGAACGTTTCGTGTTGGAGCTCGATCTGCGCGACATCACGCTGGTCATGCACGACTTCGGTGGACCGGTCGGCATGGGGCTCGCGGCACGGCATCCGGAGCGGATAGGACGGATCGTTTCCACCGCCGGCCCGACACCGTTTGGACAGGCGACGCAACTCGACCGGCTCACCGCGAATGCGCGTGTGTCGCCATGGTTTCAATGGATATTGAAAGCGCACGCGGATGGGCGTCTCACCAAGGTACTCGGCGAATTAGGCTTCAACATACTGAGTACCTTGAAGCTCAACGGCTTCGAGAACAATGCGCTGATCACGGATAGCTGGCTGCGTGCCTATGGATCGCGCTTTGCCGAACCGGCCGATTGCGCGGGCGCGATTGGTTGGGCCGAAGGCTTCGCGACCGGCGCGCATCGCTTCGAGCAACCCGATGCGCAAGCGCGACGCACGATCGAAACGAAACCCGCGCTGGCGATCTGGGGGATGGCCGATCGCACGCTGCACGCAGAACACTTTCTGCCGTTGTTCAGCGAGTTGTTTCCGTGCGCGAAAATTTGCCGGCTGGAGGGGGCCGGTCACTATTGTCTGGAGGACGCGCCGGAAGCGATTGCTGGGGAGATCGAGGCGTTTCTTCGGCAAAGCTGATCGCGGCGGCTCACTGATTCAACTCTTTAAGCCACATTACTGATAGATCTCGGTCACGAGGAAAAAGTGCTGCCCATAAGGCCGCACCAACGCTTGCGCGCCGTCGTAATGCTGCTCGGCAGGCGTGTCGAGCGGCTTGTCGGTTTCGTCGTAGACAAGGCGGTAGAAGATGTTGGCGACGCCGACGCCGCCTGTCTCGCCCCAATACCATTCGTGATACTTCGGCGATGGGCCGGGCAAATGGCGAGCCTGATAGGTGTAGTAAGCGCGTGTGAATTGAAAGCGGAACCAGTCGGGGTCGATCCCATTGTGGACCGCTGCTACAAATAGCCCGATCGTTATCGTGGGTGCAGCGACGACGGAGATCAGTTTTTTCCAACGACGGGTCCATATGTTTTCGACAAGCCCCGCCAGCGTTGTACCGCCGGCGACCAGCGCAGGAATCGCCAGAACTGGAATGAGAAAAAACGAGAGCCCGAGGAGTCGATCCAGCTGATTGCTCAGATAGACAAACAAGACGCACACGAACCAGATGCTGAAATGATTGACACCAAACCAGCCTCGTTGACCCGACGGCTTTTTTTTCGCTGCGCTCGTTTCGTTTTCGTTATTGGTCATGGGTCGAACGAATGTATCTGGATCGGTGTCTCCGGCAACATGGAAGATCATTGCACCGGCGCCATCATATAGTCCAAACCGGTTGCATCGATCAACAAGTTCTCGTTTCGTTACACCGCGCCACCCGGCGTTCAACTCTCCAGACTGCCTGTTGCCTGAACGACCCGCTCCGCCTGCGCGATCGCCTTCCCATACGCAAAGCAATGCTTTGGTTCGGGAAACGCGCCGCCACGCACCTCGCTCGCATACTGTCCGATCGCCTGTTCGACGATCGTATTGACGTTCGCGTATTGCTTGACGAAGCGCGGCGTATAAGCGCTGAACGCGCCGAGCATGTCTTCCGTCACCAGCACCTGGCCGTCGCACGCGGGCGATGCGCCGATGCCGATGGTCGGCACCCGCAACACGTCGGTGATGCGCTTGGCCAGCGCCTCGGCCGTGCCTTCCACCACCACGCAGAAGGCGCCGGCCTGCTCGACGGCCAACGCATCTTCGAGAATTCGCGCGGCCGAATGCTCGTCGAGTCCTTGCGCCTTGAAGCCGCCCATCGTATTCGCCTGCTGCGGCATCAGGCCGATGTGCGCCATGACCGGCACGCCGCGCTCGCTCAGAAAGCGGATCGTCTCCGCCATTTCGGCGCCGCCCTCGAGCTTGACCGCCTGTGCGTCCGTTTCGGCGAGCAGACGGGCGGCGCTGCGAAACGCCTGAGCCGGCGATTCCTGGTAGGTGGCGAACGGCAGATCGACCACCACGCACGCGCGACTCGATCCGCGCATGACGGCCTTGCCGTGCGCGA is a window of Paraburkholderia sp. D15 DNA encoding:
- a CDS encoding alpha/beta fold hydrolase; the encoded protein is MASFDDTFDDTFPFTPHFSDASGFQMHYVDEGPRDGQVVLCLHGEPTWSYMFRHLITRLSGTYRVIAPDHMGFGRSDTPRDRDYWLQDHIDNLERFVLELDLRDITLVMHDFGGPVGMGLAARHPERIGRIVSTAGPTPFGQATQLDRLTANARVSPWFQWILKAHADGRLTKVLGELGFNILSTLKLNGFENNALITDSWLRAYGSRFAEPADCAGAIGWAEGFATGAHRFEQPDAQARRTIETKPALAIWGMADRTLHAEHFLPLFSELFPCAKICRLEGAGHYCLEDAPEAIAGEIEAFLRQS
- a CDS encoding helix-turn-helix domain-containing protein is translated as MVKRTTHADSLCGVARPLDAIGDWWSLLIVRDAFDGSRRFGEFQKNLGLAKNILTVRLRNLVAHGIMDMVPASDGSAYQEYVLTEKGRGLFPLLVALRQWGEDFFFDVNEAHVQLVDAKHGKPVRKLELRAQDGRVLNPEDTVVRMPPEPRKPSSPRRAKPA
- the panB gene encoding 3-methyl-2-oxobutanoate hydroxymethyltransferase; the encoded protein is MSTHKTATRKTVTEIRSRKGAGSLVSLTAYSAPLAKLVDEHADVIIVGDSVGMVLYGMSSTLGVTLDMMIAHGKAVMRGSSRACVVVDLPFATYQESPAQAFRSAARLLAETDAQAVKLEGGAEMAETIRFLSERGVPVMAHIGLMPQQANTMGGFKAQGLDEHSAARILEDALAVEQAGAFCVVVEGTAEALAKRITDVLRVPTIGIGASPACDGQVLVTEDMLGAFSAYTPRFVKQYANVNTIVEQAIGQYASEVRGGAFPEPKHCFAYGKAIAQAERVVQATGSLES